In one window of Paraflavitalea soli DNA:
- a CDS encoding amino acid permease → MANSLFRTKKVDSILAEGGDGEHASGLKRVLTVKDLTFFGIAAIIGAGSFSSLGEACFKGGPGVVILFIICGIACGFTAFCYSEFASRIPVAGSAYTYAYASFGELFAWIIGWALVMEYSIGNIYVAFSWSDYFTSLMHRLHIHIPDYLACSYLEAKKAVLNGSSNAELIGAWNTAPMIGSLRIILDLPALIINIFITILVYIGIKESRNFSNAMVILKLAVVALVIIVGAAYINTDNWFPANDAGVQSFMPNGFGGVMAAVSGVFFAYIGFDAVSVLAEESKNPQRDLPRGMSWSLIICTGVYILLALVLTGVLNYRQFEGVGDPLAKIFEVKGVAWMQFLVAICAVIAMTSVLLVFQMGQPRIWMSMSRDGLLPPVFQRIHHKFKTPSFATILTGLVVGIPILFTDKSFVLDFTSIATLFAFVLVCGGVLLLPRREKTPGRFNMPFINGQFIYPVIITAAVTFIGIGTDSGNWLIKGLIPAILVAIYIALPALIGSLRKWFYPIATFIVLGIAYSFAWSYFNSLFNFDFSYDPAYINHEMSFMDLAIPKISLIIFWLTCLVLSVITAFKKYSLIPLMGVTTCLYLLTGMTKSNWAWFLGWLALGLVIYFTYGYKKSKLAKN, encoded by the coding sequence ATGGCCAATTCATTGTTCCGTACTAAGAAAGTCGATTCTATTCTGGCAGAAGGAGGGGACGGAGAGCATGCATCAGGATTAAAGCGGGTATTGACTGTAAAAGACCTTACTTTCTTTGGTATAGCCGCCATTATCGGTGCCGGCAGCTTCAGTAGTTTGGGCGAAGCCTGCTTTAAAGGAGGTCCCGGTGTAGTGATATTGTTTATCATCTGCGGTATTGCCTGCGGATTTACCGCTTTTTGTTATTCTGAATTTGCCAGCCGCATTCCGGTGGCGGGTAGTGCTTATACCTATGCTTATGCTTCTTTTGGGGAGCTCTTTGCCTGGATCATTGGCTGGGCCCTGGTGATGGAATATTCGATCGGCAATATCTATGTGGCATTTTCCTGGAGTGATTATTTTACTTCCCTCATGCACAGGCTGCATATTCATATACCCGATTATCTTGCCTGCAGCTACCTCGAAGCCAAAAAAGCAGTCCTCAACGGTTCTTCCAATGCCGAATTGATCGGCGCCTGGAATACTGCCCCCATGATCGGGAGTCTGCGTATCATCCTTGACCTGCCCGCGCTTATTATTAATATATTTATTACTATTCTCGTTTATATTGGCATCAAAGAATCGCGCAATTTCAGCAATGCCATGGTGATCCTGAAACTGGCTGTGGTGGCCCTGGTGATCATTGTGGGTGCTGCCTATATCAATACCGACAACTGGTTCCCGGCCAATGATGCCGGTGTGCAATCTTTTATGCCCAATGGATTTGGCGGGGTGATGGCTGCTGTATCAGGTGTATTCTTCGCTTATATTGGTTTTGATGCCGTAAGTGTACTGGCCGAAGAAAGTAAGAACCCCCAGCGCGACCTGCCAAGGGGCATGTCCTGGTCATTGATCATCTGTACCGGTGTATACATCCTGCTGGCATTGGTATTGACCGGTGTGCTGAACTACCGCCAGTTTGAAGGCGTAGGTGATCCCCTGGCGAAAATATTTGAAGTAAAAGGAGTGGCCTGGATGCAATTCCTGGTGGCCATTTGTGCCGTCATAGCCATGACCAGCGTATTGCTGGTATTCCAGATGGGCCAGCCCCGTATATGGATGAGTATGAGCCGCGATGGATTGCTGCCCCCCGTATTTCAACGCATTCACCACAAGTTCAAAACGCCTTCTTTCGCTACCATCCTTACCGGCCTGGTAGTAGGTATACCCATACTGTTTACAGATAAATCTTTTGTACTGGACTTTACCAGCATTGCCACCTTATTTGCTTTTGTACTGGTATGTGGTGGGGTATTGTTATTGCCACGCAGGGAAAAGACCCCCGGCCGTTTCAATATGCCCTTTATCAATGGCCAGTTTATTTATCCTGTAATAATAACAGCAGCGGTGACTTTTATAGGAATTGGAACTGATAGCGGAAATTGGCTAATCAAAGGTTTGATCCCCGCTATATTAGTGGCGATTTATATTGCATTGCCTGCGTTAATAGGCTCTTTGAGGAAATGGTTTTATCCTATAGCAACATTTATTGTACTTGGCATTGCATATTCATTTGCATGGAGTTATTTTAATTCTTTATTTAATTTTGATTTTTCTTATGATCCTGCCTATATAAATCATGAGATGTCATTTATGGACCTGGCTATTCCCAAAATATCGTTGATCATTTTTTGGCTCACCTGCCTGGTTCTGAGCGTAATCACCGCCTTCAAAAAATACTCTTTGATCCCCCTGATGGGTGTTACCACTTGTCTGTACCTCCTTACCGGCATGACCAAAAGCAACTGGGCATGGTTCCTCGGCTGGCTGGCATTGGGCCTTGTTATCTATTTTACCTATGGTTATAAGAAAAGCAAATTGGCCAAAAACTAA
- a CDS encoding serine hydrolase domain-containing protein: MRLQVFVFLLLQLTVLKLDAQQSLFVKDQGITSRVHQDNMGKIIFTSRDIALTELTEKDFLSNYQLTNKSNLFITVFMPHSLTNYMHQLAPALTADSLVKVGNYQFALLVDNNLVYRSNLMPGAPYAQIQDTVTAFCKPLINDKGSLWSQSYWGRFMRNGGDSALTEGKHVLSMEIRPYVQLAGKTVVGDIIAAGTLPMQVYRKPRIDITRIRLNKIRPYDGFDVSKEKIDSNKIKTLIGNINEGVFKGINGIVVIDKGKLLIEEYFNGEDRSNLHDPRSVGKTFASTITGIAIEEGYLKNEQQQLKEFYNLRSFANYAIQKEEVAIKDLLTMSSVFDGDDNTDSPGNEENMYPTDNWVKFTLDLPVNLERPKEQWHYFTAGVMLLGDILHKTVPGGLEKYADEKLFKPLHITHYQWQYTPQHVANTAGGIQLCALDFAKYGQLYKNEGKWQGKQIIPREWVHKSFTKQRVLPNASDEYYGYLFWNKKYTVGGKSYEAFYCTGNGGNKIFVFKDQPWVIVITASAYGQPYAHPQVDKMMAEYILPAIINKDQQ; the protein is encoded by the coding sequence ATGCGCCTGCAAGTATTTGTTTTTTTATTACTGCAACTCACCGTTTTGAAACTGGATGCCCAACAAAGTCTTTTTGTTAAAGACCAGGGTATCACCTCCCGTGTTCACCAGGACAATATGGGTAAGATCATTTTTACTTCCAGGGATATTGCTTTGACAGAGCTGACAGAAAAGGATTTCCTGAGCAACTATCAATTGACCAATAAAAGCAACCTGTTCATCACCGTCTTTATGCCTCATTCGCTCACGAATTACATGCATCAGCTGGCGCCTGCACTAACTGCCGACAGCCTGGTAAAGGTGGGCAATTACCAGTTCGCTTTATTGGTTGACAATAACCTGGTGTACCGGAGTAATTTAATGCCTGGTGCTCCTTATGCCCAAATACAAGATACGGTAACCGCATTTTGCAAGCCCCTCATCAATGACAAGGGATCACTCTGGAGTCAATCCTATTGGGGGCGTTTTATGCGCAATGGGGGAGACAGCGCCCTGACGGAAGGAAAACATGTATTGAGTATGGAGATCAGGCCCTATGTGCAATTGGCCGGCAAGACAGTGGTAGGCGATATCATTGCTGCAGGAACATTACCCATGCAGGTATACAGAAAACCCCGGATAGATATTACCCGCATTCGCTTGAATAAGATCAGGCCTTATGATGGGTTTGATGTGTCGAAAGAAAAGATTGACAGCAATAAGATAAAAACACTGATCGGGAATATCAATGAAGGCGTGTTTAAAGGCATCAACGGCATCGTGGTGATCGATAAAGGTAAATTACTTATCGAAGAATATTTCAACGGCGAGGACCGGAGTAACCTGCACGATCCCCGGTCGGTAGGGAAAACTTTTGCTTCTACCATCACCGGTATTGCTATAGAAGAAGGTTACCTGAAAAATGAGCAGCAGCAGCTCAAAGAGTTTTACAACCTCCGGTCATTCGCCAACTATGCCATTCAAAAGGAAGAAGTTGCCATAAAAGACCTGCTTACCATGAGTTCTGTTTTCGATGGTGATGACAATACCGACTCTCCCGGAAACGAAGAAAATATGTATCCTACTGATAATTGGGTAAAATTTACCCTGGACCTGCCGGTAAACCTGGAAAGACCTAAAGAGCAATGGCATTATTTTACGGCGGGTGTGATGTTGCTGGGAGATATTTTGCACAAAACTGTTCCCGGCGGGCTTGAAAAATATGCTGATGAAAAGCTTTTTAAGCCTTTGCATATTACCCATTATCAGTGGCAATACACTCCTCAGCATGTTGCCAACACGGCTGGCGGCATACAGTTGTGTGCATTGGATTTTGCCAAATATGGCCAGCTGTACAAAAATGAAGGGAAGTGGCAGGGAAAGCAGATCATCCCCCGGGAATGGGTACATAAGTCATTCACCAAACAAAGGGTACTTCCCAATGCCAGCGATGAATATTATGGCTACCTGTTCTGGAATAAAAAGTATACGGTGGGAGGCAAAAGCTATGAGGCTTTTTATTGCACGGGGAATGGCGGAAATAAAATATTCGTTTTTAAGGATCAGCCTTGGGTCATCGTCATCACAGCCAGTGCCTATGGCCAACCCTATGCACATCCCCAGGTAGATAAAATGATGGCCGAATATATTTTACCCGCTATTATTAATAAGGATCAACAATAG
- a CDS encoding polyprenyl synthetase family protein: MHAFEELSKEFAQKFSVRHFPEQPASLYDPNEYFLSLGGKRVRPILCLMGNELFDEIVPDAWHIATAIELFHNFTLIHDDIMDKAPLRRNMPTVHEKYGDSTALLAGDVMLVAAYDYLNKVKSEQQRKIISLFNRTAREVCEGQQIDMDFEKQETVHLDEYLRMIELKTSVLLAASLQMGAILGGASRGNQDDLYAFGRELGIAFQVQDDYLDCFGDPAKFGKQVGGDILANKKTFLVIKTLESGTPAQVKELKRLMQENPSDKVARVLAIFQEGGVDKWAFDLKEQYITSAFQHLDNIAVLSGRKEPLTKLAHFLVQRDY, from the coding sequence ATGCATGCATTTGAAGAGTTGTCCAAAGAGTTTGCACAAAAGTTCAGCGTCCGGCATTTTCCCGAGCAGCCTGCTTCGTTGTATGATCCCAATGAGTATTTCCTGAGCCTGGGCGGTAAAAGGGTGCGGCCCATCCTCTGCCTCATGGGTAATGAACTCTTCGATGAAATTGTACCCGATGCCTGGCATATAGCTACTGCCATCGAACTCTTTCACAACTTTACCCTCATCCATGATGATATCATGGACAAAGCGCCCCTGCGTAGGAATATGCCCACCGTGCATGAGAAATATGGCGACTCAACCGCTTTGCTGGCTGGTGATGTAATGTTGGTAGCCGCTTATGACTACCTCAACAAAGTGAAGTCAGAACAACAGCGAAAGATCATCAGTCTTTTCAATAGAACAGCGAGAGAGGTATGTGAAGGTCAGCAGATCGACATGGATTTTGAGAAACAGGAAACCGTGCACCTCGATGAGTACCTCCGCATGATAGAGCTGAAGACCTCCGTTTTACTGGCTGCCAGCCTCCAGATGGGCGCCATCCTCGGCGGCGCCTCCAGGGGCAACCAGGACGACCTGTATGCTTTTGGGCGCGAGCTGGGCATCGCCTTCCAGGTGCAGGATGATTACCTCGATTGTTTTGGTGATCCGGCCAAATTTGGTAAACAGGTGGGCGGCGATATCCTCGCCAACAAAAAGACCTTCCTCGTCATCAAAACCCTGGAATCAGGTACGCCCGCCCAGGTAAAAGAGTTGAAACGCCTGATGCAGGAAAACCCGTCCGATAAAGTGGCGCGCGTACTGGCCATTTTCCAGGAGGGTGGGGTGGACAAATGGGCATTCGATCTCAAAGAACAATACATCACCAGCGCCTTTCAGCACCTCGATAATATTGCTGTACTTTCCGGTCGCAAGGAACCTCTAACCAAACTGGCCCATTTTCTGGTGCAACGTGACTATTGA